In Thiovibrio frasassiensis, one DNA window encodes the following:
- a CDS encoding DUF202 domain-containing protein gives MSKEMLVGLEKMQALKALGDRYGCPWVEYQESVTGPQLLLWKLDMAQLRAEGWFPRIVSDGRATIIADVPSPALADKVRKTLGVQEVEFQVTLPGDLTRIFEHNQDLNPGFPATAGRTPLAKVRTYLAGRRSLFTHYRTLLAKSRTGLAFIRTGLSFVTIGLLFLRLAGGGYYLFLEIPLLISGLIMVYDGLKWYLPARAIYAALPPCVDTGATGGTSVLEAYNEYIAPEFRRSQVVEGAEAQRQGWTSLSPVMRRRYLASDRTDLAEERTLLACFRTRMAKVRTGLAFTRTGFAFISLGLGLLRQFQASRWLVLDLGFIGIGAVMGLEGFFWYLRGRRAGVEGQRSVRQKTGMPTIWDYFFPHSHAMPGVVINPMTLPVKSSHAPGIWATTGVALERTVLAERRNVMARLRTVMARARTGFAFIRTGLSLFSIGVAFMLFFNDSGGSGWEVFNYLMIASGLLLVTDGFVWSIPAERTRRQFPYCYGDMELPLPDYGIPARFWKTVVFSNDAA, from the coding sequence ATGAGCAAGGAGATGTTGGTAGGTTTAGAGAAAATGCAAGCCCTGAAAGCACTGGGCGATCGCTATGGCTGCCCATGGGTGGAGTATCAGGAATCGGTGACCGGTCCCCAGTTGCTTTTGTGGAAACTCGACATGGCACAGCTCCGGGCGGAGGGCTGGTTTCCGCGCATTGTCAGTGATGGTCGGGCCACGATAATTGCCGATGTGCCCAGCCCCGCCCTGGCCGACAAGGTCCGTAAGACGCTCGGCGTGCAGGAGGTCGAGTTTCAGGTCACCCTGCCCGGAGATCTCACTCGGATCTTCGAGCATAATCAGGATCTCAACCCCGGCTTTCCCGCTACAGCCGGACGGACCCCGCTGGCCAAGGTCCGTACCTATCTGGCAGGGCGGCGTTCCCTGTTTACCCATTACCGGACTCTGCTGGCCAAGAGCCGTACCGGCCTGGCTTTTATCCGCACCGGTCTTTCCTTTGTCACCATCGGGCTGCTCTTTCTCCGTTTGGCTGGCGGCGGGTATTACCTGTTTTTGGAGATACCCCTTCTGATAAGCGGCCTGATCATGGTCTATGACGGCCTCAAGTGGTATCTGCCGGCCCGGGCGATTTATGCCGCCCTGCCTCCCTGCGTCGATACCGGCGCCACCGGGGGAACCAGCGTGCTTGAGGCATATAACGAGTACATTGCCCCGGAGTTTCGCCGCAGCCAGGTAGTGGAAGGAGCCGAGGCGCAACGGCAAGGGTGGACCTCTCTCTCGCCGGTGATGCGGCGCCGTTATCTGGCCAGCGACCGGACCGATCTGGCCGAAGAGCGGACGCTGCTTGCCTGTTTTCGGACCAGGATGGCCAAGGTCCGTACCGGATTGGCCTTTACCCGCACCGGCTTTGCTTTTATCAGCCTTGGCCTAGGTCTCTTGCGCCAATTTCAGGCTAGCCGTTGGCTGGTCTTGGATCTCGGCTTCATCGGCATCGGCGCGGTTATGGGTCTGGAAGGCTTTTTCTGGTATCTGCGCGGCCGGCGGGCAGGGGTGGAAGGGCAGAGGTCGGTGCGGCAAAAAACCGGCATGCCCACCATCTGGGATTATTTTTTCCCCCACAGCCATGCCATGCCCGGCGTTGTCATAAACCCCATGACCCTGCCGGTAAAAAGCTCTCATGCTCCAGGGATCTGGGCGACCACCGGGGTTGCCTTGGAGCGGACCGTCTTGGCCGAGCGCCGCAATGTTATGGCCCGTTTGCGGACAGTCATGGCTCGGGCTCGGACCGGTTTTGCCTTTATCCGCACCGGACTCAGCCTCTTTTCCATCGGCGTTGCCTTTATGCTTTTCTTTAACGACAGCGGCGGCTCCGGTTGGGAGGTTTTCAACTATCTGATGATCGCAAGCGGCCTCCTTTTGGTGACAGACGGCTTTGTCTGGAGTATTCCGGCCGAGCGGACCCGCCGCCAGTTTCCCTATTGTTACGGTGACATGGAGCTTCCCCTTCCCGATTACGGCATCCCAGCCCGATTCTGGAAAACCGTGGTGTTCAGCAATGATGCCGCTTGA
- a CDS encoding sensor histidine kinase, whose translation MKIEHKIYLSNAVHILLIVLIGIFALQNLNQILTKFRFTVIAEGLNANFLEMRLAEKNYFLYGDDTALDNIRARIEQTSDTLLQVRGDITRAVGAEKYSELQGNLHVYTQLVDSISKARHRDAAAQKKLREAGQKLKTFSENITTLESDRIEAIIVRSKNILLYSFWAVVLFAFLFSNLIVRNIGQSLRKVVDLTRAISRGNYPKIEEKPSNDEMGAVISAISTMADELHNREKELVQSKRLASIGILVAGVAHELNNPLNNISMLAQTYAEVYDGLGKEDRIGFMERVDEEVERLRVIIRNLLDYAKPKEQHLAKATTNQVIQKILALVQNMLDISNIRIKLSLAEDLPDIYIDEHQIQQVLVNMATNAIQAMGKGGELRIASRYLPENEEIEIEIGDNGKGIAPEFLDHIFDPFFTTKEESGTGLGLWVSYGIIKNHQGNIRVASQVGVGTTFIITLPSCKKLKRCTDGEA comes from the coding sequence ATGAAAATAGAACATAAGATATATCTTTCCAACGCGGTCCATATCCTGCTCATCGTCCTGATCGGGATCTTCGCCCTGCAGAATCTCAATCAGATCCTGACCAAGTTCCGTTTTACCGTGATCGCCGAGGGGCTCAATGCCAATTTCTTGGAGATGCGGCTGGCGGAAAAGAATTATTTCCTCTATGGCGATGATACGGCCCTGGACAATATCAGAGCCAGGATCGAGCAGACCAGCGACACCCTGCTCCAGGTCCGGGGGGATATTACCCGCGCCGTGGGAGCGGAGAAGTACTCGGAACTCCAGGGGAATCTCCATGTGTATACCCAGTTGGTTGACTCCATCAGCAAGGCCCGCCATCGGGATGCCGCGGCCCAGAAAAAGCTGCGCGAAGCTGGGCAGAAACTGAAAACCTTTTCCGAAAACATAACCACCCTGGAAAGCGATCGGATCGAGGCGATCATTGTCCGTTCCAAGAACATTCTCCTCTACTCTTTTTGGGCGGTGGTCCTCTTCGCCTTTCTCTTCAGCAATCTCATTGTTCGCAATATCGGTCAGTCGTTGCGCAAGGTTGTCGATCTGACCCGGGCGATTTCCAGGGGCAACTACCCGAAGATTGAGGAAAAACCCTCCAACGACGAGATGGGCGCGGTGATCAGCGCCATCAGCACCATGGCCGATGAACTCCACAATCGGGAAAAGGAGCTGGTCCAGTCCAAACGCCTCGCCTCCATCGGCATCCTGGTAGCCGGGGTGGCCCATGAGCTCAACAACCCCCTGAACAATATCTCCATGCTCGCCCAGACCTATGCCGAGGTATACGACGGGCTGGGCAAGGAGGACCGGATCGGCTTTATGGAGCGGGTCGATGAGGAGGTTGAGCGTTTGCGGGTGATCATCCGCAATCTCCTTGATTATGCCAAACCCAAGGAACAGCATCTGGCCAAGGCGACCACCAATCAGGTGATTCAGAAGATCCTTGCCCTGGTTCAGAATATGCTCGATATCTCCAATATCAGGATCAAGCTGAGCCTGGCCGAGGATCTCCCGGATATCTACATCGATGAACACCAGATCCAGCAGGTGCTGGTCAACATGGCCACCAATGCCATCCAGGCAATGGGCAAGGGGGGCGAGTTGCGCATCGCCTCCCGTTATCTGCCGGAGAATGAGGAGATCGAGATCGAGATCGGCGACAACGGGAAGGGCATTGCCCCGGAGTTTCTCGATCATATCTTTGATCCTTTTTTTACCACCAAGGAAGAAAGCGGCACCGGCTTGGGCCTGTGGGTGAGCTACGGGATTATCAAAAACCACCAGGGGAACATCCGGGTGGCAAGTCAGGTCGGCGTCGGGACAACATTTATTATAACCTTGCCCAGTTGCAAAAAGTTAAAGAGGTGTACGGATGGCGAAGCATAG
- a CDS encoding response regulator, with product MAKHSIMVIDDEKIVGDMAKLSFEQDGYEVETFLNGESALERLQEKRFDVVVTDLKMKGVDGLEVLRTVKKLYPGIKVIMITAFANLDVAIEALRDDVHDFFPKPVKIKELKASVQRALGEA from the coding sequence ATGGCGAAGCATAGCATTATGGTTATTGATGATGAGAAGATCGTCGGCGATATGGCAAAACTCTCCTTCGAACAGGACGGTTACGAGGTGGAGACCTTCCTCAACGGCGAGTCTGCCCTGGAACGGTTGCAGGAGAAACGGTTCGACGTGGTGGTCACCGATCTGAAGATGAAGGGGGTGGATGGCCTTGAGGTGTTGCGTACCGTCAAGAAGCTCTATCCCGGCATCAAGGTGATCATGATCACCGCCTTCGCCAACCTGGATGTGGCCATTGAGGCCCTGCGGGACGATGTGCACGACTTCTTCCCCAAGCCGGTCAAGATCAAAGAGCTGAAGGCCTCCGTGCAAAGAGCTTTGGGGGAGGCATGA
- a CDS encoding PEP/pyruvate-binding domain-containing protein: protein MQKNFFRRVRELFGRNHGAASDLATRFRAFQAVLDGNNRTLEAMTEMGEKLGGDYLFDVNYTRSAYAELFAAVSDSLRNFNLLTDQQYPQLGEILTRIDRLVQRMLTGSDSLFQGQVVFYPEITWDLAEEVGGKNYHLAELANILQLRVPEAFAITTAAFRDFIRHNGLTERLAGLSSADKTTLEKLRTEILAGTFPEDFCTSLTAAVDKMRNRLGKKGKLAVRSSADEEDGDFSFAGQFETVLNVDCTVAAVQGAYKKVLASLFQANAISYQRQLGYDLGKLKMAVGCVAMIEARASGVIYTAAAGKDRSSMAISAAWGLGPGVVDGLTDADLYTVAKEEDPRLVEQRIGAKAQMVVNSGASGVKTQETPAALRGQACLREVEVMDLARHALAIERYYKIPQDIEWAMDNTGRCYFLQARSLRMDEPADDVPDKGMAAVAGSYPVLLKNKGIVVQRGISAGKVYILRHLDELEHIPKGSILVARHDSPHFVQAIPILNAIITDIGVPTSHMASICREFNIPTVVNTGSASQILPHGQAITLQAGEEGDMVVYEGFVQSLLREERQKGAKLRELYEVRRQKYIMRYIAPLNLVNPLEQEYTPEKCKTVHDLVRFMHEKSVQALVANASRTKGIGGFFSRQSAVHRLVLPIPVQIQVIDLGGGLSGKVVGKEIGFAEVGSVPLRAVLAGMLFPGVWQNEAAPLRGADLLSGMTRAEDLTREGAAVLENVALASAVYVNMSLRFGYHFNMLDCYCSDTPRNNHIYFRFVGGAAAITNRSRRIALMAEVLAEHGFALKAKGDLLVGRLSGRSREELEGILEQIGRLIGYTRQLDARLDSDEMVHILAQRFLQGDYRVAP, encoded by the coding sequence ATGCAAAAAAATTTTTTCCGCAGGGTTCGAGAGCTGTTCGGCCGCAACCATGGTGCGGCCTCCGATCTGGCCACGCGGTTCCGCGCCTTCCAAGCGGTGCTTGACGGCAACAACCGCACCCTGGAAGCCATGACCGAGATGGGGGAAAAGCTCGGCGGCGACTATCTTTTTGATGTCAATTACACCCGAAGCGCCTACGCTGAATTGTTTGCCGCGGTCTCCGATTCCCTGCGCAATTTTAATCTCCTCACCGACCAGCAATATCCCCAACTTGGGGAAATTCTGACCCGGATCGACAGGTTGGTGCAGCGGATGCTGACCGGCAGCGACTCCTTGTTTCAGGGGCAGGTGGTATTTTATCCGGAGATCACCTGGGATCTGGCCGAAGAGGTGGGCGGCAAGAACTATCACCTGGCCGAACTGGCGAACATCCTGCAGCTCAGGGTGCCCGAGGCTTTTGCCATCACCACCGCGGCCTTCCGCGATTTTATCCGCCATAACGGCTTGACCGAAAGGCTCGCAGGGCTTAGTTCGGCGGATAAAACCACTCTGGAGAAACTGCGAACGGAAATCCTCGCCGGCACCTTTCCCGAGGATTTCTGCACCTCGCTTACGGCTGCTGTAGACAAGATGCGAAACCGACTCGGCAAAAAAGGGAAATTGGCGGTCCGCAGCAGCGCAGATGAGGAGGACGGCGATTTTTCCTTTGCCGGTCAGTTTGAGACGGTCCTCAATGTGGATTGTACCGTTGCGGCGGTGCAGGGGGCCTATAAAAAGGTCCTGGCTAGTCTTTTCCAAGCCAACGCCATCAGCTACCAGCGTCAATTGGGCTATGATCTGGGGAAATTGAAGATGGCGGTTGGCTGTGTGGCCATGATCGAAGCGAGGGCTAGCGGAGTCATCTATACGGCGGCGGCAGGCAAGGACCGGAGCAGTATGGCGATCAGCGCTGCCTGGGGCCTGGGCCCGGGGGTGGTAGATGGTCTGACCGATGCCGATCTGTATACCGTGGCCAAGGAGGAAGATCCCCGCCTGGTGGAGCAACGTATCGGGGCCAAGGCGCAGATGGTGGTGAACTCCGGGGCGAGCGGCGTTAAGACGCAAGAAACCCCGGCTGCGTTGCGGGGGCAAGCGTGTCTCCGTGAAGTGGAGGTAATGGACTTGGCCAGGCATGCCCTGGCCATTGAACGGTACTACAAGATCCCCCAGGATATCGAATGGGCCATGGACAACACCGGGCGCTGCTACTTTCTCCAGGCCCGGAGCCTCCGGATGGACGAGCCAGCAGACGATGTTCCGGACAAAGGAATGGCGGCAGTGGCGGGGAGCTATCCGGTACTGCTCAAGAATAAAGGGATTGTGGTGCAACGGGGCATCAGTGCGGGCAAGGTTTATATCCTCCGCCATCTCGATGAACTGGAGCATATCCCCAAGGGCAGCATCCTGGTCGCCAGACATGATTCTCCACATTTTGTCCAGGCCATTCCCATCCTCAATGCCATCATCACCGACATCGGTGTGCCCACCAGCCATATGGCTTCGATTTGTCGGGAGTTCAATATCCCCACCGTGGTCAATACCGGCTCCGCCAGCCAAATCCTCCCGCATGGTCAGGCCATCACTCTGCAGGCCGGCGAGGAAGGGGACATGGTTGTCTATGAGGGGTTTGTCCAGAGCCTGCTCCGGGAGGAGCGGCAGAAAGGGGCTAAGCTGCGGGAACTCTATGAGGTCCGGCGGCAAAAGTACATCATGCGCTATATCGCGCCGCTCAATCTGGTGAATCCCCTTGAGCAGGAGTACACCCCGGAAAAATGCAAAACCGTGCATGATCTTGTCCGTTTCATGCATGAGAAATCGGTGCAGGCCCTGGTTGCCAATGCGAGCCGGACAAAGGGGATAGGCGGTTTTTTCAGCAGACAGAGCGCTGTGCACCGGCTTGTTTTGCCCATTCCAGTGCAGATCCAGGTGATTGATCTGGGAGGCGGCTTGTCCGGAAAGGTGGTGGGCAAGGAGATAGGGTTTGCAGAGGTAGGGTCGGTGCCTTTGCGGGCTGTGCTTGCCGGGATGCTTTTCCCTGGGGTCTGGCAGAATGAGGCAGCACCCCTGCGCGGCGCCGATCTGCTTTCCGGCATGACCAGAGCAGAGGATCTTACCCGTGAGGGGGCGGCTGTTTTGGAAAACGTGGCCCTGGCGAGTGCGGTATATGTGAACATGAGCCTGCGTTTTGGCTATCACTTTAACATGCTCGATTGTTACTGCAGCGACACCCCGCGCAACAATCATATCTATTTCCGTTTCGTGGGTGGGGCCGCGGCCATCACCAACCGCTCCCGGAGGATTGCCCTTATGGCCGAGGTCCTGGCTGAGCACGGCTTTGCCCTGAAAGCCAAGGGGGATCTTCTCGTCGGCCGCCTTTCCGGCCGGAGCAGGGAGGAGCTTGAGGGGATTCTCGAACAGATCGGCCGACTGATCGGCTATACCCGACAACTCGATGCCCGCCTCGATTCCGACGAGATGGTGCACATCTTGGCCCAACGATTTTTACAGGGAGATTACCGAGTCGCTCCGTGA
- a CDS encoding metallophosphoesterase — protein sequence MSGKIFAIGDIHGCAAKLALLMNRLPFDRAHDTLVFLGDYLDRGPDSKGVLEQLCALRGDGVRVIPLMGNHEYLLLEYHRSGDQALLPYLRRLGLENTLESYGGASLSALASLAFMPKEHRDFLASLLPHWQTEEYIFVHAGLRHDQPLAEQDISDLCEVREPFLSQERDYGKRVIFGHTPFATPLLTPFRIGIDTGAVYGNLLTAVELPGLHFHHAA from the coding sequence ATGAGCGGTAAGATTTTCGCCATCGGCGACATCCACGGCTGCGCAGCCAAGCTTGCACTGCTAATGAACCGACTCCCTTTCGACCGTGCCCACGACACCCTGGTCTTTCTCGGCGATTACCTGGATCGCGGCCCCGACAGCAAGGGAGTGCTTGAGCAGCTCTGCGCATTGCGGGGTGACGGGGTGCGGGTGATCCCGCTCATGGGGAACCACGAATATTTACTGCTGGAATACCACCGGAGCGGTGATCAGGCCCTGCTCCCCTACCTGCGGCGGCTCGGTTTGGAAAACACCTTGGAAAGTTACGGGGGAGCCAGTCTCAGCGCCCTTGCCTCCCTCGCTTTCATGCCGAAAGAACACCGGGACTTTCTTGCCTCGCTGCTGCCCCATTGGCAGACGGAGGAGTACATCTTCGTGCATGCCGGCTTGCGCCACGACCAGCCCCTGGCCGAACAGGACATCTCCGACCTCTGCGAGGTGCGGGAACCCTTTCTTTCCCAGGAACGGGATTACGGCAAAAGGGTCATCTTCGGTCATACCCCCTTTGCCACCCCGCTGCTCACCCCATTCCGCATTGGTATTGACACCGGGGCGGTCTACGGCAACCTGCTCACCGCCGTTGAGTTGCCGGGACTGCACTTCCATCACGCAGCCTGA
- a CDS encoding pirin family protein produces the protein MIATIAGDSRHFSDFGWLKTYWLFSFADYYAPDNIQFGPLRVFNDDVVVTGTGFPTHSHEEMEIITLVLEGEMTHKDSMNNTTVIKAGDVQRMSAGSGISHSEYNGGKSPVHFYQIWLYPEKHGLRPSYDQRSFKKEEWQNQLLPIASGQRHKNVVRFHGDATIYRGELDPGRAISYKTTEDRRIFIYLTSGDLVVNRTRLLPKYQARIDMENNLVLQAEKKSDFILIDLPTNRGWGYDKKTLRGSRF, from the coding sequence ATGATTGCAACCATTGCCGGGGATTCCCGTCATTTCAGTGATTTCGGCTGGCTTAAAACCTACTGGCTCTTTTCCTTTGCCGACTATTACGCCCCGGACAATATTCAGTTTGGGCCTCTCCGGGTGTTCAACGATGACGTGGTTGTTACCGGCACCGGATTTCCCACCCATTCCCACGAGGAAATGGAGATCATCACCCTTGTCCTTGAAGGCGAGATGACCCACAAGGACAGCATGAATAACACCACCGTCATCAAGGCGGGCGATGTTCAACGCATGTCCGCGGGCAGCGGCATTAGCCACTCGGAATACAATGGCGGCAAGTCGCCGGTCCATTTTTATCAGATCTGGCTCTATCCGGAGAAACACGGCTTGCGCCCATCCTATGACCAGCGCAGTTTCAAAAAAGAAGAATGGCAAAACCAACTGTTGCCCATTGCCTCGGGACAACGGCACAAAAATGTGGTGCGTTTTCATGGCGACGCCACGATCTACCGTGGTGAATTGGATCCTGGCCGGGCCATCAGTTATAAGACCACGGAAGACCGGCGCATTTTCATCTATCTCACCTCCGGCGATCTGGTGGTCAACCGGACCCGCTTGCTGCCGAAATACCAGGCCAGAATAGACATGGAAAACAATCTTGTCCTGCAGGCGGAAAAAAAATCGGATTTCATTCTCATTGACCTGCCCACCAACCGCGGTTGGGGCTACGACAAAAAAACCCTGAGAGGCAGTCGCTTCTAA
- a CDS encoding class I SAM-dependent methyltransferase, producing the protein MPPDPKNPHTDNIKRFDDAAAQWEEKPQRVLLARKVAEAIRRAIPLTETMRILEYGCGTGMLSRSLSPQVKNILAVDTSPQMLEVLRQKAGEEKISNIKTLSHDLSATPLPDNGFDLVMSSMTLHHIPDIETVLERLFTSLNPGGFLAVADLVTEDGSFHEDNTGVAHHGINPETIRAILTKNGGQDITVQEIHAIEKPQGTGGKHRTYPIFLAWCKKG; encoded by the coding sequence ATGCCCCCAGATCCTAAAAATCCGCACACCGACAATATTAAGCGATTCGATGACGCCGCCGCACAATGGGAAGAGAAACCGCAACGCGTACTTCTTGCCCGCAAGGTTGCCGAGGCGATACGCCGCGCTATCCCGCTGACCGAGACCATGCGGATCCTCGAATACGGCTGCGGCACCGGGATGCTCTCCAGATCCTTGAGTCCGCAGGTGAAGAACATCCTTGCCGTTGACACCTCGCCGCAGATGCTCGAAGTCCTTCGCCAGAAAGCCGGAGAAGAAAAGATCAGCAACATTAAAACCCTTTCCCATGACCTGAGCGCAACCCCCTTGCCGGACAACGGGTTTGACCTGGTCATGAGCAGCATGACCCTGCACCATATACCCGATATCGAAACCGTTCTTGAGCGACTTTTTACAAGTCTCAACCCTGGAGGATTTCTCGCCGTTGCCGATCTGGTCACGGAAGATGGCTCTTTTCATGAAGATAACACCGGCGTTGCCCATCACGGAATCAATCCGGAGACAATCCGCGCCATCCTGACAAAAAACGGCGGCCAGGATATCACAGTGCAAGAAATCCACGCCATTGAAAAGCCCCAGGGAACCGGAGGCAAACACCGTACATACCCCATATTTCTTGCCTGGTGCAAAAAAGGATGA
- a CDS encoding thioredoxin domain-containing protein — protein sequence MATTTTIQDVIDQQAALGKKPNRLITEKSPYLLQHAFNPVAWFPWGEEAFALARTENKPIFLSIGYSTCHWCHVMAHESFEDPDVARLLNEYFVCIKVDREERPDLDQIYMAAVQALTGHGGWPMSVFLTPDLHPFYGGTYFPPRGAARHARFCSGG from the coding sequence ATGGCAACAACTACCACGATCCAGGATGTTATCGATCAACAAGCGGCTTTGGGCAAAAAGCCCAACCGGCTCATCACGGAAAAAAGCCCCTACCTTCTCCAGCATGCCTTCAACCCGGTTGCCTGGTTTCCCTGGGGAGAGGAGGCCTTTGCCCTGGCCCGCACAGAAAACAAGCCGATTTTTCTTTCCATTGGCTATTCCACCTGTCACTGGTGCCACGTCATGGCCCATGAATCCTTTGAAGACCCGGATGTGGCCCGGCTGCTCAACGAATATTTTGTCTGCATTAAGGTGGATCGCGAGGAGCGGCCTGATCTTGATCAGATCTACATGGCGGCCGTCCAGGCTTTGACCGGTCATGGCGGCTGGCCGATGTCGGTGTTTCTTACCCCTGATCTGCACCCTTTTTACGGCGGGACCTATTTCCCCCCCCGAGGCGCGGCAAGGCATGCCCGGTTTTGTTCAGGTGGTTGA
- a CDS encoding thioredoxin domain-containing protein — protein sequence MPGFVQVVEAVNDAWRIRPEKILESAANITDHLRHKAADSGSARIEAGVFTKGFQQIASEYDAEFGGFGRAPKFPRPVLFNFLLRHAARTGESQALDMTLVTLRKMAAGGMYDHLGGGFHRYSVDAQWRVPHFEKMLYDQAQLAVSYLEAFQVGQDPFYANVAQDILDYVLRDMTSPEGGFYSAEDADSIQAGNPKIHGEGLFYLWTQDEIVSILGKEHGEIFAYHYGVLEAGNALNDPQEEFNGKNILYVAHPLAETAARFRMPEEELSRLLERARNKLQAVREQRPRPHRDDKVITSWNGHMISALARASQVLGEKRYLAAAERAATFIRDRLYQSESGTLFRRYRDGEAALAGQLDDYAFLVNGLLDLYEASFDIVWLQRAIALTEKQIALFADGEQGGFFETSGADHSVLVRLKGDYDGAEPTGNSVSALNLLRLAWITGNEAWLKRAGATIEAFGERLNDYPPILPQMLVAYGFQGSMHRQLVVAGKLGRPDTEIMLSMIRKRFLPEKIVLLADGGAGQEFLGRYQPFLAELSAQENRTAVYLCENFSCQLPTSDLAELANRLEAMGNAPR from the coding sequence ATGCCCGGTTTTGTTCAGGTGGTTGAGGCGGTCAACGATGCCTGGCGCATCCGGCCTGAGAAGATTCTTGAGTCCGCGGCCAATATCACCGACCATCTCCGGCACAAGGCCGCCGATTCCGGATCGGCAAGGATCGAGGCGGGGGTTTTCACCAAGGGGTTCCAGCAGATTGCCTCGGAGTACGATGCCGAGTTTGGCGGGTTTGGCCGGGCGCCCAAGTTCCCCCGACCCGTGCTGTTTAACTTTTTGTTGCGTCATGCCGCCCGTACCGGCGAGTCCCAGGCCCTGGACATGACTCTGGTAACCCTGCGCAAGATGGCGGCGGGCGGAATGTACGACCATCTGGGCGGCGGCTTTCATCGTTATTCGGTGGATGCTCAATGGCGGGTGCCCCATTTTGAAAAGATGCTCTACGATCAGGCCCAGCTCGCGGTCAGTTATCTCGAGGCCTTCCAGGTGGGACAGGATCCTTTTTATGCCAATGTCGCCCAGGATATTCTTGATTATGTCCTGAGGGACATGACCAGCCCGGAAGGGGGTTTTTATTCGGCGGAGGATGCCGACAGCATCCAGGCGGGCAACCCAAAGATCCACGGTGAAGGGTTGTTTTATCTCTGGACACAAGACGAGATCGTTTCCATCCTCGGCAAGGAGCATGGGGAGATTTTTGCTTACCATTACGGAGTTCTTGAGGCAGGCAATGCGCTGAACGACCCTCAGGAGGAGTTCAACGGAAAAAATATTCTCTATGTCGCGCACCCTCTAGCCGAAACCGCTGCCCGTTTCCGCATGCCGGAGGAGGAATTATCCCGGCTGCTTGAACGCGCCCGGAATAAACTCCAGGCAGTACGCGAGCAAAGACCAAGGCCCCATCGGGACGACAAGGTTATCACCTCCTGGAACGGCCACATGATCAGTGCCCTTGCCCGTGCTTCCCAGGTGTTGGGCGAAAAGCGTTACCTGGCTGCAGCCGAACGGGCGGCGACCTTTATCCGGGACAGACTGTATCAGTCCGAGTCAGGCACGCTTTTCCGCCGCTATCGTGACGGGGAGGCTGCCCTGGCCGGACAGCTCGATGATTATGCCTTCTTGGTCAACGGGTTGCTCGACCTCTATGAGGCTTCCTTCGACATTGTCTGGCTGCAACGTGCCATTGCCTTGACGGAAAAGCAGATTGCGTTGTTTGCCGATGGGGAGCAGGGCGGCTTTTTTGAAACCTCCGGGGCGGATCATTCCGTCCTGGTCCGCCTCAAGGGTGATTATGACGGGGCCGAGCCCACGGGCAACTCGGTCAGTGCCCTCAATCTTCTTCGCCTTGCCTGGATAACCGGCAATGAAGCGTGGCTGAAGCGAGCCGGGGCGACCATCGAGGCCTTTGGCGAGCGGCTGAACGATTATCCTCCCATCCTGCCGCAGATGCTTGTGGCTTATGGCTTTCAAGGGAGTATGCATCGTCAGCTCGTGGTTGCCGGCAAGCTGGGACGACCCGATACCGAGATCATGCTGTCCATGATCCGCAAACGGTTTTTACCCGAAAAGATTGTTCTCTTGGCCGATGGCGGGGCAGGCCAGGAATTTCTCGGCCGCTATCAGCCGTTTTTGGCCGAATTGTCTGCGCAGGAGAACAGAACCGCAGTCTATCTCTGTGAGAACTTCAGTTGCCAGCTGCCCACTTCAGATCTGGCGGAATTGGCTAACCGACTTGAGGCGATGGGAAATGCGCCCCGATAG
- a CDS encoding chemotaxis protein CheX, producing MKAEYLNPFVHATKNVLETMAQTKLTGKKPHLKEGVSTYGDVTGIIGMASDSVEGSMTISFPSACILTIVSRMLMEEAKTTIDNDIVDAVGEITNMICGGAKAEFGKLGLSFNLATPTMVTGKGVEIHHHSDVPIIVLPFETDCGTFVLEANLASK from the coding sequence ATGAAGGCTGAATATCTGAATCCTTTTGTGCACGCCACCAAAAATGTCTTGGAGACCATGGCCCAGACCAAATTGACCGGAAAAAAGCCGCATCTCAAGGAAGGCGTGAGCACTTACGGCGATGTGACCGGCATCATCGGCATGGCTTCCGATTCCGTCGAAGGCAGTATGACCATCAGCTTTCCGTCGGCCTGTATTCTAACGATTGTCTCCAGGATGCTCATGGAAGAGGCGAAAACCACAATCGATAATGACATTGTCGATGCGGTTGGTGAAATCACCAACATGATCTGCGGCGGCGCCAAGGCGGAATTCGGTAAATTGGGCCTGAGTTTCAACCTTGCCACCCCGACCATGGTTACCGGCAAGGGGGTGGAAATCCACCATCACTCCGACGTGCCGATCATCGTGCTTCCCTTTGAGACGGATTGCGGGACCTTTGTCCTGGAAGCAAATTTGGCCAGTAAATAA